TGCTGAACCTTGAGCTATCCGCAGCCGCTTCTGCCAATCCAGCAGCGCGCCGCTATCCGTCCTCTCGTGAAGCCAGTAATCCAAGCTGCCATTCTCCATGTATGAGTAGATCAGCAGCCTGTCGTTGCCGATCTTGCAATAGCCCTGCAGCAACACAAGGTTCTCATGCTGGGCCCTTGAAAGTGTCTCCACCTCAGCCTGAAACTCCCTCTCGATCTGAGAGTAGTCGCCTGAAAGGCGCTTGATCGCAACCCTCCGCCCATCCGGCAGCGTTGATTTGTAGACGAGGCCAAAACCACCACATCCAACTATGTATGCTTGATCAAAGTGGTTCGTGGACTTCAAGATGTCCTCAATGCTGAGATCTTTATTGTTCTGGAAAAGCAGCACCAAGCTTGAGTTAGCAGAACCTGAGGAGTCTTCAGCATTAGCAACCGCCTTTGGATTGCGCTCGTGCATTCTTGAACGGACAACCCTTGCCAAAATCACATAAGTAATCCACAAGACAAAGATAACCCCAACTGCAGTTCCTACTCCAACTGCAGCAAGGCTGGCTTTGCTTTTCTTACGGTGTGCTGCTTCCACAATTCGAGCCTTCTCGGAGCAGGACGCATTCCGAAGGAGGCAGAGTGCAGGATTGCCCAGAAAGCCTTCATTCGCGAATGTCAGAAACTGGCCCCCGGTTGGGATATCTCCAGTCAAATTATTGTATGACACATCAAAGTCGGAGAGGAAATTGAGCTTTGTCAGAGATGACGGTATGCTCCCACTGAGATCATTGTGAGCCAACTTCAACTTTTCCAAGCTCGACATGTCTGACAACTCATCGGGAATTCGCCCCGAGAAGTTGTTCCAGCTGAGGTCCAGTACATGAAGCTTCACAAGATGACCAAAGCCTGGCAATACCGGCCCAGCAAGCAAGTTGTTGGAGAGGATCAGTGACGCCGGGAAGCTGCTGACTTGGTTGTACTGCAGGCCTTTGCCGGTTGAATTCTTCTTTATAAATAACGGGACGTACTCGGTCGAAGCCCGCTCACTTGAGCCATCACTTGAAATCAGACCCTTCATCCGGGTAAAGCTCTCAGGGAGTTCCCCGGTGAACGAATTGTTTGACAGATCAATGTAGAAGAGATTGTTCAGGCTGCCTAACCATCGGGGGATGTTACCATTCAGCTTGTTCCAAGAAATGTCCAGCACACTGAGGCTCTCCAAGGTCTGCAGCCAAGGCGGAATTGTGCCGGTGAGCGCGCAGTTCGCCAGGACAAGCACCTCCATGCTCTTGAACCCTTTGATGCCATCCATTGGCATCGTCTCCCCCCCATGGAAATTGTTGGTGAGCACCAAGCTGGTCAGTTTGGGCAGGTCCTGCAAGACCTGCAATGCCGATGACAGGTTCGTGAAGCCGTTGCCTGTCAGCGACAGGTACAATAGTGAACTCAAATTCTTGAAGCTCTCCGGTATCTGCCCATCAAGCTTGTTCCTTGCCAGGTTCAGCGTCTTCAGCTCGGCGCACCGGGCGAGGCTAGCAGGTATGTTACCACTCAGCTTGTTTGACCCAGCATCGAAAGTGTTCAGCCTTGGCAGCAAGCTGAAGTTGAGTGTGATCTCACCGGAGAGCGAATTGTTCCTTACGCTGACCACTGTCAACATCCGACAGCTTGACAGTGAACTGggcaatgtgccattgaagccatTGGTTGCCAAGTTTAAGGTCTCGAGCCTCCTCAGCCTCCCAAACACATCAGGGATGAAGCCGGTGAATTTGTTATATGACAAGTCAATCTGCACAAGCTGCGACAGGTTACCGAGGTTGTCAAGGTCACCGGAGAGGTTGTTGTCCTGTAAGCTCAGCCTCTGCAACGCAGGCACCGTGTACAGGTCACCCGGGAGGCTCCCCGCGAGGCCATTGCCGTCGAGAGAGAGCTCGGCGAGCGCCTCGCACCGGCCGAAGCCAGCCGGGACATCGCCAGAGAACGCGTTCCCCGAGAACCGCAGGACCGTCAGGTTCTGCGTGGCGCCACAGAGCGCGGTGGTGTTGATGCTGCCGGAGAAGCGGTTGCCGGAGATGTCGAGCACCGTCAGGTTCGCCGCGCCGGGGAACGCAGGGTGCGGCCCGGCGAACTCGTTGAAGGAGACGTTCACCGCCTCAATCGCCGGGAACCCGCCGGCGGCGCCGCCGCTCGGCGGGAACGTGCCGGAGAGGGCGTTGGCGCTGAGGTCGAGCACCCGCAGCCCGGGGAGCAGGCCGAGCCCCGCCGGCGCCTGGCCGCGGAACGAGTTCCGGGAGAGGTTCAGCGCGGCGAGGCGGCTGAGGGAGGCGACGGAGGGGGAGATGACGCCGCGGAGGCTGCGGTTGGAGAGATCCAGCCCAACCACCCTCCCGAGGTCGCAGGACACGCCCGCCCAGGAGCAGCACGacccgccatcgccgtcgccccaACCGAGCAGCCCGGCGCCGGCGCCCTTCCCGTCCAGGCCGTCGGAAAAGGCCCGGAGCGCCTCCAGGTCATCCGCATCGCACGTCTGGTTCAGGGCGTGGGCGCCGCGGAAACGGAgcaggacggcggcgacgagcaggAAGCCGAGCAGGCCGCAGCGGGCCCCCATcaccggcgagcggcggcggcggcgggactgcGAAAGGCGGCTCCTTTCCTGAAGAGCATGAAAATCCGCTAGCCCACGGCGAGCAATTCTCCGCCCAAACCCCACACCGCCACCTTGCACCGCCGCCGGCCGGAGGAATCCAAGCGGGAAGGACGCACAGATGGCAAACACTCCTCAGCAACCAGAGAAAGGGGGGGAACTCAAGCGAATCCCGACGAGCAGAGCTTGGTGGCGGAagcaagggcggcgggcggcggagatcTGTCCCGTCCAGTCCACCTCGCGCGGAAACAAATCGCGAGATTTCCGTGAGAGCGGCGGaaagagggcgagggcgaggggtcGGAGGGGTGGGAGGACACGTGAAGAAGGCGAGGTGGGGCGGGGGAAAGTCAGAGGGGCGGAGGGAGGAAAGGGACGGGCACTCTGCCACTCTGTGGTCTGTGCGGTTTTGACTCCGATGCGCGCAGTCAGTGCGGGCTGGATTCGCCTATCTCACTCGCGTCGCTGTCTCCCCCACGCTGGACTTTCCCGTGCGCCcgtcaccgtcgtcgtcgtcgtcgtctccgtctccgtcaCCGCATGCAGCGgcgattaataataataataataaaataaaaggcGGACAGAAACCAGTGGAGGAAATGTAATGGGGTGGCGCCGGGCCGGAAAATTGAGTGGGCTGGATAGGGAGTGGTCGGAGTCGAGGGGCGGCCGGTGAGGGGGACGGCTGGTGGTGGGGCAAGTGGTGGATAAGCAGCTTGCGTGCATGGTCAGTGCGTCTGTGGTCGTGCCATGCAGTTTTGGTGGCCTCAAATGTTGCCCATAACTTGTTTGACTAGTGTGGAAAAGAGCACTCCATTGCACGGATCCATGAAAACTAGAGTAAAGTGTAAGATTGCTCATAATCAGAGTACTGTACTGGCTTAACATTTATGAAAACCGTCGTATAGTTGAGTTGGACTGTTGAAAATTGAGACCAATTTGACCAACCATTTAGTCAGATTTGAGAGTTCCTTTCTAGAAAAACCTCAAATGTGCTAGTCGTCGCAAAAAAAAAACTTTGATGACATGAACATTTCACATAAATTGTTTGACTAGTCAAAAAGTGCAGATTGCATGAGCCCATGAGAATTAAACCCAGGATTGCTTGTAATTAGCACTTGTTCAATATTTACTGAAAAATGGTCACGATTCGAGGAAGCATggtactccctttgtttttatttgct
The window above is part of the Triticum aestivum cultivar Chinese Spring chromosome 2A, IWGSC CS RefSeq v2.1, whole genome shotgun sequence genome. Proteins encoded here:
- the LOC123190989 gene encoding phytosulfokine receptor 1, yielding MGARCGLLGFLLVAAVLLRFRGAHALNQTCDADDLEALRAFSDGLDGKGAGAGLLGWGDGDGGSCCSWAGVSCDLGRVVGLDLSNRSLRGVISPSVASLSRLAALNLSRNSFRGQAPAGLGLLPGLRVLDLSANALSGTFPPSGGAAGGFPAIEAVNVSFNEFAGPHPAFPGAANLTVLDISGNRFSGSINTTALCGATQNLTVLRFSGNAFSGDVPAGFGRCEALAELSLDGNGLAGSLPGDLYTVPALQRLSLQDNNLSGDLDNLGNLSQLVQIDLSYNKFTGFIPDVFGRLRRLETLNLATNGFNGTLPSSLSSCRMLTVVSVRNNSLSGEITLNFSLLPRLNTFDAGSNKLSGNIPASLARCAELKTLNLARNKLDGQIPESFKNLSSLLYLSLTGNGFTNLSSALQVLQDLPKLTSLVLTNNFHGGETMPMDGIKGFKSMEVLVLANCALTGTIPPWLQTLESLSVLDISWNKLNGNIPRWLGSLNNLFYIDLSNNSFTGELPESFTRMKGLISSDGSSERASTEYVPLFIKKNSTGKGLQYNQVSSFPASLILSNNLLAGPVLPGFGHLVKLHVLDLSWNNFSGRIPDELSDMSSLEKLKLAHNDLSGSIPSSLTKLNFLSDFDVSYNNLTGDIPTGGQFLTFANEGFLGNPALCLLRNASCSEKARIVEAAHRKKSKASLAAVGVGTAVGVIFVLWITYVILARVVRSRMHERNPKAVANAEDSSGSANSSLVLLFQNNKDLSIEDILKSTNHFDQAYIVGCGGFGLVYKSTLPDGRRVAIKRLSGDYSQIEREFQAEVETLSRAQHENLVLLQGYCKIGNDRLLIYSYMENGSLDYWLHERTDSGALLDWQKRLRIAQGSARGLAYLHMSCEPHILHRDIKSSNILLDENFEAHLADFGLARLVCAYDTHVTTDVVGTLGYIPPEYAQSPIATYKGDIYSFGIVLLELLTGRRPVDMCRPKGSRDVVSWVLQMRKEDRETEVFHPNVHDKANEGELLRVLEIACLCVTAAPKSRPTSQQLVTWLDDIAENRSLIIQ